In Amycolatopsis sp. EV170708-02-1, the following are encoded in one genomic region:
- a CDS encoding MarR family winged helix-turn-helix transcriptional regulator, producing MPKDSIDRMVDEWAASDGALDVGALQVVGRLFRTAGHGQAAVVEALRPFGLSYADFDVLNTLRRRGDPGGTHPRDLAETALITSGAMTARLDRLERSGLVKRHSDPEDRRAVRIRLTKAGTDLAAKALDAVLVADEDILSPLSPAQRRTLAALLKKLLLHAETG from the coding sequence GTGCCGAAGGATTCCATCGACCGCATGGTCGACGAGTGGGCCGCCAGCGACGGCGCGCTCGACGTCGGCGCCCTGCAGGTGGTCGGCCGGCTGTTCCGCACCGCCGGGCACGGCCAGGCGGCCGTCGTCGAGGCGCTTCGGCCGTTCGGCCTGAGCTATGCCGACTTCGACGTCCTCAACACCCTCCGGCGTCGCGGCGACCCCGGCGGGACGCATCCGCGGGATCTGGCGGAGACGGCGCTGATCACCTCCGGCGCGATGACCGCGAGGCTCGACCGGCTGGAGCGGAGCGGTCTGGTGAAGCGCCACTCCGATCCCGAGGATCGCCGCGCGGTCCGGATCCGGCTCACCAAGGCCGGGACGGACCTCGCGGCGAAGGCGCTGGACGCCGTCCTCGTCGCCGACGAAGACATCCTGTCTCCGCTCAGCCCGGCGCAACGGCGGACGCTGGCGGCCCTGCTGAAGAAGCTCCTTCTGCACGCCGAAACGGGCTAG
- a CDS encoding DUF6506 family protein, which yields MSENIDLFLFLEPGSDPETDRVVKDLGDAEALLVWVPDGAAAAKVASEAVAAGARLMELYRGFDLGSAAQVIEAVDGRAAVGVAGYGTPAPRPIRDSATVFVGHPSADPAKHRLVREHASGGRTTVVSVPDSPTAVRVARELADAGTGAIEICGGTSLTVARDVAAAVGDRVPVSLVAWPVDSIERAAAYKAEFEAEGV from the coding sequence ATGAGCGAGAACATCGATCTGTTCCTCTTTCTCGAGCCGGGTTCCGACCCCGAGACCGACCGGGTGGTAAAGGACCTCGGCGACGCGGAGGCTCTGCTCGTCTGGGTTCCGGACGGCGCCGCCGCCGCGAAGGTGGCGTCCGAGGCGGTCGCCGCGGGCGCCCGGCTGATGGAGCTGTACCGCGGCTTCGACCTCGGCTCGGCCGCACAGGTCATCGAGGCCGTCGATGGCCGGGCCGCGGTCGGCGTCGCCGGGTACGGGACGCCCGCTCCGCGACCGATCCGTGATTCCGCCACCGTCTTCGTCGGGCATCCGAGCGCCGATCCGGCCAAGCACCGCCTGGTCCGCGAGCACGCGAGCGGCGGCAGGACGACGGTGGTCTCGGTGCCGGACTCGCCCACCGCGGTCCGGGTCGCCCGCGAGCTGGCCGACGCCGGGACCGGGGCGATCGAGATCTGTGGCGGCACCTCGCTGACCGTGGCGCGCGACGTCGCGGCGGCGGTCGGCGACCGGGTGCCGGTGAGCCTGGTCGCCTGGCCGGTCGACTCGATCGAGCGCGCGGCCGCGTACAAGGCGGAATTCGAAGCGGAAGGCGTCTAG
- a CDS encoding helix-turn-helix domain-containing protein: protein MVTKQLNGSDDADLLRADSLAREIFSDVANKWALLIIETVGDGTRRFTELRNDIEGISHKMLTQNLRMLERNGLIERTVHPTVPPRVDYTLTEAGHGLRATVDGMCDWTHRFLGHIEDSRRRFDAPA, encoded by the coding sequence ATGGTGACCAAGCAGCTCAACGGTTCGGACGACGCCGATCTCCTGCGAGCGGACTCACTGGCGCGGGAGATCTTCTCCGACGTCGCCAACAAGTGGGCGCTCCTGATCATCGAGACGGTCGGCGACGGCACCCGGCGGTTCACCGAACTGCGGAACGACATCGAAGGCATCAGCCACAAGATGCTCACCCAGAACCTGCGCATGCTGGAACGCAACGGCCTGATCGAGCGGACGGTGCATCCGACGGTCCCGCCGCGTGTCGACTACACCCTCACCGAGGCGGGCCACGGCCTGCGCGCGACGGTCGACGGGATGTGCGACTGGACCCACCGGTTCCTCGGCCACATCGAAGACTCGCGCCGCCGGTTCGACGCTCCCGCCTGA
- a CDS encoding RidA family protein produces MSITLVNPAGLPEIPAYRQVSIATGSKLVFIAGQVSWDADGAVVGEGDLAAQVEQCYLNVGTALAAAGATFADVAKMTVYVVDWTPDKLALFLEGVDRAAAKLGGTPVPPGTLIGVAALDVPEHLVEVEATAVID; encoded by the coding sequence ATGAGCATCACCCTGGTGAATCCCGCGGGACTGCCGGAGATCCCCGCCTATCGGCAGGTGTCGATCGCGACCGGGTCGAAGCTGGTCTTCATCGCGGGACAGGTCTCCTGGGACGCCGACGGCGCCGTTGTCGGCGAAGGTGACCTCGCCGCCCAGGTCGAGCAGTGCTACCTGAACGTCGGCACCGCGCTCGCCGCGGCCGGCGCCACCTTCGCCGACGTCGCGAAGATGACCGTCTACGTCGTCGACTGGACGCCGGACAAACTCGCGTTGTTCCTCGAAGGCGTGGACCGGGCCGCCGCGAAGCTGGGTGGCACCCCGGTCCCGCCGGGAACGCTGATCGGCGTCGCGGCCCTCGACGTGCCCGAGCACCTCGTCGAGGTCGAGGCGACCGCGGTCATCGACTGA
- a CDS encoding cupin domain-containing protein, whose protein sequence is MFDPILLRAADAEIVSDAPGSEITLLADSDTTDGGFTANRATLKDGVFGTPAHFHTRATEFFFVLEGKLQVLVEETLHTLEKGDFLAVPPKVPHAFGPAAGSDADVLVTFTPGMARFDYYRLLDRVARGEADPSEIAASSKQYDNHYVDSPVWRAARGQ, encoded by the coding sequence ATGTTCGACCCCATCCTCCTCCGGGCCGCCGACGCCGAGATCGTCAGCGACGCGCCGGGCAGCGAAATCACGCTGCTGGCCGACTCGGACACCACCGACGGGGGCTTCACCGCGAACCGCGCGACCCTGAAGGACGGCGTCTTCGGCACCCCGGCCCACTTCCACACCCGCGCGACCGAGTTCTTCTTCGTACTCGAAGGAAAACTCCAGGTCCTCGTCGAGGAGACCCTGCACACCCTGGAGAAGGGCGATTTCCTCGCCGTGCCGCCCAAGGTGCCGCACGCGTTCGGGCCCGCCGCCGGATCGGACGCGGACGTCCTGGTCACCTTCACGCCGGGCATGGCCCGCTTCGACTACTACCGCCTCCTCGACCGGGTCGCGCGCGGCGAAGCGGACCCCTCGGAGATCGCGGCGTCCTCGAAGCAGTACGACAACCACTACGTCGACAGCCCGGTCTGGCGCGCCGCGCGCGGTCAGTGA
- a CDS encoding VOC family protein: protein MTVLDSPIPRFHLAMPVDDLAAARTFYGEVLGLDQGRSSDTWIDWNLHGHQFVTHLAPERPQRIHNPVDGHDVPVPHFGLILTVPEFQKLADRLRAADTSFVIEPYVRFEGQTGEQWTMFLLDPAGNALEFKAFADDSQVFAA from the coding sequence ATGACCGTCCTCGACTCCCCCATCCCTCGCTTCCACCTCGCCATGCCCGTCGACGACCTGGCCGCCGCGCGCACCTTCTACGGCGAAGTGCTCGGCCTCGACCAGGGCCGCAGCTCCGACACGTGGATCGACTGGAACCTCCACGGCCACCAGTTCGTCACACACCTCGCCCCGGAGCGGCCACAGCGGATCCACAACCCCGTCGACGGTCACGACGTGCCCGTCCCCCACTTCGGGCTGATCCTCACCGTCCCGGAGTTCCAGAAGCTCGCGGACCGGCTGCGCGCCGCGGACACCTCGTTCGTCATCGAGCCCTACGTCCGCTTCGAAGGGCAGACCGGTGAACAGTGGACGATGTTCCTGCTGGACCCGGCGGGCAACGCTCTGGAGTTCAAGGCTTTCGCCGACGACTCGCAGGTCTTCGCCGCCTGA
- a CDS encoding GntR family transcriptional regulator: protein MSEPGRVVPARRRGLADEVADRVRDAIFGGAYPPGAQLREVELSAALGVSRGPVREALLKLEREGLVRSEWHRGAIVTTLSDVDVAELDSLRSALEQLAVRLVVANASDTDLSAIDEIVDRMDRARDEHEMVRCDIDFHDAVYAASGHRRLVEAWQAIRSQVYLFLLTRIGVSSDGYLTSIPAEHRRLASALRARDGEKALELFAVHRGEAFDVLTGN, encoded by the coding sequence ATGAGCGAACCCGGCAGGGTGGTGCCGGCGCGTCGTCGCGGGCTGGCGGACGAGGTCGCGGACAGGGTCAGGGACGCCATCTTCGGCGGCGCCTATCCGCCCGGCGCGCAGCTGCGCGAAGTCGAGCTTTCGGCGGCGCTCGGCGTCAGCCGCGGCCCGGTGCGCGAGGCGCTGCTGAAACTGGAGCGCGAAGGCTTGGTCCGCAGCGAATGGCATCGCGGCGCGATCGTCACGACGCTGTCCGATGTGGACGTCGCGGAACTCGACAGCCTGCGCTCGGCGCTCGAACAGCTGGCCGTCCGGCTCGTGGTCGCGAACGCGTCCGACACGGACCTGTCCGCGATCGACGAAATCGTCGACCGGATGGACCGCGCGCGCGACGAGCATGAGATGGTCCGCTGCGACATCGACTTCCACGACGCGGTCTACGCCGCGTCCGGGCATCGGCGGCTCGTCGAGGCGTGGCAGGCGATCCGGTCCCAGGTGTACCTGTTCCTGCTGACGCGGATCGGCGTGAGCTCCGACGGCTACCTCACGAGCATCCCGGCCGAGCATCGACGGCTGGCCTCCGCGCTTCGTGCTCGTGACGGTGAGAAGGCGCTCGAACTGTTCGCCGTCCACCGCGGCGAGGCCTTCGACGTGCTGACCGGGAACTGA
- a CDS encoding sugar ABC transporter substrate-binding protein: MRIGKIAPALVLALAAAATTACGGGDTSSSAPKELVYWASNQGTSLDNDKAVLQPELDKFEKASGIKVKLEVVPWTDLLNRILAATTSGKGPDVLNIGNTWSASLQATGAFLPFDDAALEKVGGKSRFLGPSLAATGASGQPPVGVPLYGQAYGLYYNKKLFSEAGITKPPATWEELVEDGKKLTKPDKGQWGLSLQAGQVTENSHHAAILGAQHGAQFFTAEGKPQLASDPSVAAVQQFVDLMQKDKIVNPANAEYADTAKSLKDLSDGKAAMFMNQASAGSFKNIGMDLANLGVAPIPLPATAPPNGRKVTSFVAGINMSVFKNTKNPDAALDFVKFMVSAPEQALLNKTYGSLPTVQDAYSDAAFQTEDVKVFQSVLANSAEPMPQVPQESQFETLIGTAMKGMFADVAAGKPVDGAKIRDQLNQADQQIAAGG; the protein is encoded by the coding sequence ATGCGAATCGGAAAGATCGCTCCCGCGCTCGTCCTGGCGCTGGCGGCCGCCGCCACGACGGCGTGCGGTGGCGGCGACACGTCGTCCAGTGCTCCCAAGGAGCTCGTGTACTGGGCGTCCAACCAGGGCACCAGCCTCGACAACGACAAAGCCGTCCTGCAGCCCGAACTGGACAAGTTCGAGAAGGCCTCCGGGATCAAGGTCAAGCTCGAAGTCGTCCCGTGGACGGATCTGCTCAACCGGATCCTCGCGGCCACCACCTCCGGCAAGGGGCCGGACGTGCTCAACATCGGCAACACCTGGTCGGCCTCGTTGCAGGCGACCGGGGCGTTCCTGCCGTTCGACGACGCCGCGCTGGAGAAGGTCGGCGGGAAGTCGCGGTTCCTCGGCCCGTCGCTGGCGGCCACCGGGGCGAGCGGGCAGCCGCCGGTCGGCGTACCGCTCTACGGCCAGGCGTACGGCCTGTACTACAACAAGAAACTCTTCTCCGAGGCCGGCATCACGAAGCCGCCCGCCACCTGGGAGGAGCTCGTCGAGGACGGTAAGAAGCTCACCAAACCCGACAAGGGCCAGTGGGGGCTCTCGCTGCAAGCCGGTCAGGTCACGGAGAACAGTCACCACGCCGCGATCCTCGGCGCCCAGCACGGCGCGCAGTTCTTCACCGCCGAGGGCAAACCGCAGCTCGCGTCGGATCCGTCGGTCGCGGCCGTGCAGCAGTTCGTCGACCTGATGCAGAAGGACAAGATCGTCAACCCGGCCAACGCCGAATACGCCGACACCGCCAAATCCCTCAAGGACCTGTCCGACGGCAAGGCCGCGATGTTCATGAACCAGGCCTCCGCGGGGTCGTTCAAGAACATCGGGATGGACCTGGCGAACCTCGGTGTCGCGCCGATCCCGCTACCCGCCACCGCACCGCCGAACGGCCGCAAGGTGACCAGTTTCGTCGCGGGCATCAACATGTCGGTCTTCAAGAACACCAAGAACCCCGACGCCGCCCTGGATTTCGTCAAGTTCATGGTCTCGGCGCCGGAGCAGGCGCTGCTCAACAAGACCTACGGTTCGCTGCCGACCGTCCAGGACGCCTACAGCGACGCGGCTTTCCAGACCGAAGACGTCAAGGTGTTCCAGAGCGTGCTCGCGAATTCGGCCGAGCCGATGCCGCAGGTGCCCCAGGAATCGCAGTTCGAGACCCTGATCGGCACCGCGATGAAGGGGATGTTCGCCGACGTCGCGGCGGGCAAACCGGTCGACGGGGCCAAGATCCGTGACCAGCTGAACCAGGCGGACCAGCAGATCGCGGCCGGTGGTTGA
- a CDS encoding carbohydrate ABC transporter permease: MPTALDDAPAVKAAGAPKPQRARRNRRRVALPYLLLLPAILLELLVHLIPMIAGLVMSFFKLTQFAIRDFSSAPAAGLDNYKFVLDFDAAAGKSLLGSFWITVLYTVLSVGFCWLFGTSAAVLMQKNFRGRGLLRTLFLVPYALPMYAAVITWSFMFQKDTGLVNDLLGTDSFWLIGDNSFWSLVVVSVWRNWPFAFLIVMAGLQNIPGELYEAAAIDGAGWWRQFQAITQPMLRPVNQVLLLVLFLWTFNDFNTPYVLFGASAPKEASLISIHIYQSSFVTWNFGLGSAMSVLLLLFLLIVSTVYLGLTARRRNAVV; this comes from the coding sequence ATGCCGACCGCGCTCGACGACGCCCCGGCCGTGAAGGCGGCCGGGGCGCCCAAGCCGCAGCGTGCCCGGCGTAACCGGCGCCGGGTCGCGCTGCCGTACCTTCTCCTGCTGCCCGCGATCCTGCTCGAACTGCTCGTCCACCTGATCCCGATGATCGCCGGGCTCGTGATGAGCTTCTTCAAGCTGACGCAGTTCGCCATCCGCGACTTCTCGTCCGCGCCGGCGGCCGGGCTGGACAACTACAAGTTCGTCCTGGACTTCGACGCCGCGGCGGGGAAGTCGCTGCTCGGTTCGTTCTGGATCACCGTCCTGTACACCGTCCTTTCGGTCGGGTTCTGCTGGCTCTTCGGGACGTCGGCCGCCGTGCTGATGCAGAAGAACTTCCGGGGACGCGGCCTGCTCCGGACGCTGTTCCTGGTGCCGTACGCGCTGCCGATGTACGCCGCGGTGATCACCTGGTCGTTCATGTTCCAGAAGGACACCGGCCTGGTGAACGACCTGCTGGGCACCGATTCCTTCTGGCTCATCGGGGACAACAGCTTCTGGTCGCTGGTGGTCGTCTCGGTGTGGCGCAACTGGCCGTTCGCGTTCCTGATCGTGATGGCCGGGCTGCAGAACATACCCGGCGAACTGTACGAAGCGGCCGCCATCGACGGCGCGGGCTGGTGGCGTCAGTTCCAGGCGATCACCCAGCCGATGCTGCGCCCGGTCAACCAGGTGCTGCTGCTGGTGCTTTTCCTGTGGACGTTCAACGACTTCAACACGCCGTATGTCCTTTTCGGAGCGTCCGCGCCGAAGGAGGCGTCGCTGATCTCGATCCACATCTACCAGAGTTCCTTCGTGACCTGGAACTTCGGCCTCGGCTCGGCGATGTCGGTGTTGTTGCTGCTGTTCCTGCTGATCGTCAGCACCGTCTACTTGGGACTGACCGCGCGAAGGAGGAACGCCGTTGTCTGA
- a CDS encoding carbohydrate ABC transporter permease — translation MSEPRWVPWARRFVLGFLALFTLIPLYVMISSSLKPLGDVQGDWAWVPTTLTIQPFFDIWETIPLAEYFVNSLVISGSAAILSVVIAIFAAYALSRFRFRGKNFFKMTVLSTQMFPGILFLLPLFLIFVNIGNATGIVLYGSRFGLIITYLTFSLPFAIWMLAGYIDSIPKELDEAAMVDGTGPFGALIRVVVPAAMPGIVAVGIYSFMTAWGEVLFASVMTDSGTRTLAVGLQEYSTQVQVYWNQVMAASLIVSVPVVAGFLLLQRYLVAGLTAGAVK, via the coding sequence TTGTCTGAGCCTCGCTGGGTCCCGTGGGCCCGCCGATTCGTCCTCGGCTTCCTCGCCCTGTTCACCCTCATTCCGCTGTACGTGATGATTTCGTCGTCGCTGAAACCGCTCGGGGACGTACAGGGCGACTGGGCGTGGGTCCCGACGACGCTGACCATCCAGCCGTTCTTCGACATCTGGGAGACCATCCCGCTCGCCGAGTATTTCGTGAACAGCCTCGTCATCTCCGGATCGGCGGCGATCCTCTCGGTGGTGATCGCGATCTTCGCGGCGTACGCGCTGAGCCGGTTCCGGTTCCGTGGCAAGAACTTCTTCAAGATGACCGTGCTGTCCACGCAGATGTTCCCCGGCATCCTCTTCCTGCTGCCGCTGTTCCTCATCTTCGTCAACATCGGCAACGCCACCGGCATCGTCCTGTACGGCTCCCGGTTCGGGCTGATCATCACGTACCTGACCTTCTCGCTGCCGTTCGCCATCTGGATGCTCGCCGGCTACATCGACTCGATCCCCAAGGAACTCGACGAGGCCGCGATGGTCGACGGCACCGGGCCGTTCGGCGCGCTGATCCGCGTGGTGGTCCCGGCGGCCATGCCGGGCATCGTCGCGGTGGGGATCTACTCGTTCATGACGGCCTGGGGCGAGGTCCTGTTCGCGTCGGTGATGACCGACTCGGGCACGCGGACCCTCGCCGTCGGTCTCCAGGAGTACTCCACCCAGGTCCAGGTGTACTGGAACCAGGTCATGGCCGCGTCCCTGATCGTCTCCGTCCCTGTGGTCGCCGGATTCCTGCTGCTCCAGCGTTATCTCGTCGCCGGGCTCACCGCCGGTGCCGTGAAATGA
- a CDS encoding GH1 family beta-glucosidase — MNLHLPADFLWGAATAAYQVEGAVDADGRLPSIWDDFVRVPGAVLNGDTADVACDHYRRWPEDLAIMKQLGLDAYRFSVAWPRVIPTGRGAVNAAGLDFYDRLVDALLEAGIRPFATLFHWDLPSALEGGWPERDTAYAYADYAAVVAARLGDRVTDWNTVNEPLCSAWLGYLEGRFAPGVKDLKQAIDASHHLLLAHGLGVQAITANATRPANIGLVVNLSGIEPASDSAADVEAATRMDGHVNRWWLDPSNGRGYPADMIEVYGVEPPVVGDDLEVISAPVGFHGLNYYFRQIVEDDPGGPAPRARQVPVEGAATTAMGWEIHGQGLADLIHRLANEYGARAIYVTESGAAFDDKVGEDGSIHDADRIAYLEEHLGAVAGAAEAGAPVKGYFAWSLLDNFEWDSGLSKRFGLVRVDYDTQVRTVKASGHRYAEIIAEHRKR, encoded by the coding sequence TTGAATCTGCACCTGCCCGCCGATTTCCTGTGGGGTGCGGCCACCGCCGCGTATCAGGTGGAGGGCGCCGTCGACGCCGACGGCCGCCTGCCGTCCATCTGGGACGACTTCGTCCGGGTCCCGGGTGCCGTCCTGAACGGCGACACCGCCGACGTCGCGTGCGACCACTACCGGCGCTGGCCGGAGGATCTCGCCATCATGAAACAGCTCGGCCTCGACGCCTATCGGTTCTCCGTCGCCTGGCCGCGGGTGATCCCGACCGGTCGTGGCGCGGTCAACGCGGCGGGCCTCGACTTCTACGACCGGCTCGTCGACGCGTTGCTCGAAGCCGGGATCCGGCCGTTCGCCACGTTGTTCCACTGGGACCTGCCTTCGGCGTTGGAGGGCGGCTGGCCCGAGCGAGACACGGCGTACGCCTACGCCGACTACGCCGCCGTCGTGGCGGCTCGGCTGGGCGACCGGGTGACGGACTGGAACACGGTGAACGAACCGCTGTGCTCGGCCTGGCTCGGCTACCTCGAAGGCCGGTTCGCCCCTGGCGTCAAAGACCTCAAGCAAGCCATCGACGCCTCGCACCATCTGCTGCTGGCGCACGGCCTCGGCGTGCAGGCGATCACCGCCAATGCCACCCGGCCCGCGAACATCGGGCTGGTGGTCAATCTCAGCGGGATCGAGCCCGCGTCGGACTCCGCCGCGGACGTCGAGGCGGCGACGCGGATGGACGGGCACGTCAACCGATGGTGGCTCGACCCGTCGAACGGCCGCGGCTACCCGGCGGACATGATCGAGGTCTACGGCGTCGAACCGCCCGTGGTCGGGGACGATCTCGAGGTGATCTCGGCCCCGGTCGGCTTCCACGGGCTGAACTACTACTTCCGGCAGATCGTCGAGGACGATCCGGGCGGTCCCGCGCCCCGCGCCCGGCAGGTGCCGGTCGAGGGCGCGGCGACGACGGCGATGGGCTGGGAGATCCACGGGCAGGGCCTCGCGGACCTCATCCACCGGCTCGCCAACGAGTACGGCGCCCGCGCCATCTACGTCACCGAGAGCGGGGCGGCCTTCGACGACAAGGTCGGCGAGGACGGTTCGATCCACGACGCCGACCGCATCGCCTACCTGGAGGAACACCTGGGCGCGGTGGCCGGGGCCGCTGAAGCAGGCGCGCCGGTGAAGGGCTACTTCGCCTGGTCGCTGCTCGACAACTTCGAATGGGACAGCGGGCTGAGCAAGCGGTTCGGGCTCGTGCGGGTCGATTACGACACGCAGGTCCGCACGGTCAAGGCGAGCGGGCACCGGTACGCGGAGATCATCGCGGAACACCGGAAACGCTGA
- a CDS encoding amidohydrolase family protein has protein sequence MRTLLRGGRVVDPATGFDGTADVLVTDGVVTAVGEGLTAEPGDVEIDVRGLVVGPGFIDLHSHVHTIAGQRLQAMDGVTTALDLEAGLMPIERAYAEAAAAGRPLHYGFSASWGAARAQVLAGIEPDANIDSGLAVLGNPAWQRTSSAKELAAWLSLVDGELAAGALGVGVLLGYAPDTDPGEFLALARLAKEAGAPTYTHVRELVEVNPETPIDGSAEIAIVAAETGAAMHHCHVNSTSGHQIERVLAALEAGRAAGSRVTVEAYPYGAGSTGIGAAFLSPERLKMKGLSPSSVIMLESGERIADEGRLLQVRAEDPGAPCILEFLDESSPHDLGLLRQALAFPDAIVASDALPVYWKNGTSESTEWPLPPGGATHPRTSGTYSKTLRLMVRESKAWTWLEAFRRCSYLPARVLDEVAPGAVAKGRLNVGADADIVVLDPETITDAATYFDSTRPSVGVRHLFVSGVPVVTDGNLRTDAFPGKPLRGEPR, from the coding sequence ATGCGGACACTCTTGCGCGGCGGTCGTGTCGTCGATCCGGCGACGGGGTTCGACGGTACGGCCGATGTGCTGGTGACCGATGGCGTGGTCACCGCCGTCGGGGAGGGTTTGACCGCCGAGCCGGGCGACGTGGAGATCGACGTCCGAGGGCTCGTCGTCGGACCGGGCTTCATCGACCTGCACAGCCACGTGCACACCATCGCGGGCCAGCGGTTGCAGGCGATGGACGGGGTGACGACCGCGCTCGACCTCGAAGCCGGGTTGATGCCGATCGAGCGGGCCTACGCCGAGGCGGCCGCGGCGGGACGCCCGCTGCACTACGGCTTCTCCGCGTCCTGGGGTGCCGCGCGGGCGCAGGTGCTCGCCGGGATCGAGCCGGACGCGAATATCGACAGCGGGCTGGCGGTACTCGGAAACCCCGCCTGGCAAAGGACTTCGTCGGCGAAGGAGCTCGCGGCCTGGCTGTCCCTTGTGGACGGTGAGCTCGCCGCCGGGGCGCTCGGTGTCGGTGTGCTCCTGGGCTACGCGCCCGACACCGACCCAGGTGAATTCCTCGCGTTGGCCAGGCTGGCGAAGGAGGCCGGGGCACCGACCTACACCCACGTCCGTGAACTGGTCGAGGTCAATCCGGAGACGCCCATCGACGGCTCGGCGGAGATCGCGATCGTCGCGGCCGAGACCGGCGCCGCGATGCACCACTGCCACGTGAACAGCACCTCCGGCCACCAGATCGAGCGAGTGCTCGCGGCACTCGAAGCGGGCCGCGCGGCCGGTTCGCGGGTGACGGTCGAGGCCTATCCGTACGGGGCGGGCAGCACGGGGATCGGCGCGGCGTTCCTGTCGCCCGAACGCCTGAAGATGAAGGGCCTGTCCCCGTCCAGCGTGATCATGCTGGAGTCGGGGGAGCGCATCGCCGACGAAGGCCGCCTCCTCCAGGTGCGTGCCGAGGATCCCGGGGCGCCGTGCATCCTGGAATTCCTCGACGAAAGCAGCCCGCACGACCTCGGGCTGCTGCGCCAGGCACTCGCGTTCCCGGACGCGATCGTCGCCAGCGACGCGCTGCCCGTGTACTGGAAGAACGGCACCAGCGAGAGCACCGAATGGCCGTTGCCGCCCGGCGGGGCGACGCATCCGCGCACGTCGGGGACGTACAGCAAGACGTTGCGGCTCATGGTGCGGGAGAGCAAGGCCTGGACGTGGCTGGAGGCGTTCCGGCGCTGCTCCTACCTGCCGGCGCGCGTGCTCGACGAGGTCGCCCCCGGTGCGGTGGCCAAGGGACGGCTGAACGTCGGAGCCGACGCCGACATCGTCGTTCTCGACCCGGAAACCATCACCGACGCGGCGACCTACTTCGACTCGACCAGGCCTTCCGTGGGCGTCCGGCACCTGTTCGTTTCGGGGGTTCCGGTCGTCACCGACGGGAATCTGCGCACGGACGCGTTCCCCGGCAAGCCGCTGCGAGGTGAGCCGCGATGA
- a CDS encoding M20 family metallopeptidase, whose product MSDLLADVETLVRCESPSSDHEAVARSAEVVAEVGLRLLGVEPERIVVDGVTHLRWRFGDGPPRVVLLGHHDTVWPHGSLETHPFSVRDGVLRGPGCFDMKAGVVMALHAAATVPDRDGLSILVTGDEEIGSPSSRTLIEETAAGCDAAFVLEASADGGALKCRRKGVSHYRVEVVGRAAHAGLEPEKGVNAGIEISHQILAVAALADPVAGTSVTPTVVSAGTTVNTVPAAASVAVDVRVWDEAEQLRVDKAMRELPAVLEGAEVRVTGGINRPPLEAGSSAGLFALARELAGDLGLGDLTSASVGGASDGNYTAGIGVPTLDGLGAVGGGAHADHEHVVVAELPRRTALLAALVENVLAKRDPSGATNRAGESGTARR is encoded by the coding sequence ATGAGCGACCTGCTCGCCGACGTCGAGACGCTCGTGCGCTGCGAGTCGCCGTCGTCGGATCACGAGGCGGTGGCCCGCAGCGCCGAGGTGGTGGCCGAGGTGGGCCTGAGGCTGCTCGGGGTGGAACCCGAGCGCATCGTCGTGGACGGTGTCACCCATCTCCGCTGGCGATTCGGCGACGGTCCGCCTCGGGTGGTGCTGCTCGGTCACCACGACACGGTGTGGCCTCACGGTTCGCTGGAGACGCATCCGTTTTCGGTGCGGGACGGGGTGTTGCGCGGCCCTGGCTGTTTCGACATGAAGGCGGGGGTCGTGATGGCGCTGCACGCCGCGGCGACCGTGCCCGACCGCGACGGGTTGTCCATTCTGGTTACCGGCGACGAGGAGATCGGTTCGCCCTCGTCCCGCACGCTGATCGAGGAGACCGCGGCGGGCTGCGACGCGGCGTTCGTGCTGGAGGCTTCGGCCGACGGCGGTGCGCTGAAATGCCGCCGCAAAGGCGTTTCCCACTACCGGGTCGAGGTCGTCGGCCGTGCCGCGCACGCCGGGCTCGAACCGGAGAAGGGGGTCAACGCGGGAATCGAGATCTCCCACCAGATCCTCGCCGTCGCCGCGCTCGCCGACCCCGTCGCCGGGACGAGCGTGACGCCCACCGTGGTCTCGGCGGGCACGACGGTCAACACCGTTCCCGCCGCGGCGAGTGTGGCCGTCGACGTCCGCGTGTGGGACGAGGCCGAGCAGCTCCGCGTCGACAAGGCCATGCGGGAACTCCCCGCCGTCCTGGAAGGAGCCGAGGTCCGGGTGACCGGCGGGATCAACCGGCCGCCGCTCGAAGCGGGCTCGTCGGCGGGATTGTTCGCGCTGGCGCGGGAACTGGCGGGTGATCTCGGGCTCGGGGACCTGACCTCAGCGTCGGTCGGCGGCGCCTCGGACGGCAATTACACCGCCGGGATCGGCGTCCCCACCCTGGACGGTCTGGGCGCCGTCGGGGGCGGGGCGCACGCGGATCACGAACATGTCGTCGTCGCGGAACTGCCGCGCCGCACCGCTTTGCTGGCCGCGCTCGTGGAGAACGTGCTCGCGAAACGGGATCCGTCCGGTGCGACGAATCGCGCGGGCGAATCTGGTACGGCACGACGGTGA